One stretch of Micromonospora cremea DNA includes these proteins:
- a CDS encoding DDE-type integrase/transposase/recombinase gives MSELTADGIPLAVTPGLEDRSPALLPVAGPTSHDAEQVSAYRANALFDAHRHDPEFDYRFLVDEARAAGQPMADRTAWRICSGNGWCSAFGKKRRGKGRRVSPPVHDDLMRRDFTAPLANQLWLADITEHHTAEGKLYLCAIKDVWSNRIVGYSIDSRMKSRLAVAALDNAAARRDDLAGCISDLESV, from the coding sequence GTGAGCGAGCTGACCGCCGACGGTATCCCTCTGGCGGTGACGCCGGGTCTTGAAGATCGCTCGCCAGCCCTACTACCGGTGGCTGGCCCGACCAGTCACGACGCCGAGCAGGTGTCGGCGTATCGGGCCAACGCGTTGTTCGACGCCCACCGTCATGATCCGGAGTTCGACTACCGGTTCCTGGTCGACGAGGCCCGCGCCGCTGGACAGCCGATGGCCGATCGAACCGCGTGGCGGATCTGCTCCGGGAACGGTTGGTGCAGCGCGTTCGGCAAGAAGCGTCGCGGCAAGGGGCGCAGGGTCAGCCCGCCGGTGCATGACGATCTCATGCGCCGCGACTTCACCGCGCCACTGGCAAACCAGCTGTGGCTGGCCGACATCACCGAGCACCACACCGCCGAAGGCAAGCTCTACCTGTGCGCGATCAAGGACGTCTGGTCCAACCGGATCGTGGGCTACTCCATCGACTCGCGGATGAAGTCCCGCCTGGCCGTCGCCGCGCTGGACAACGCCGCTGCCCGGCGCGATGACCTGGCTGGCTGCATCTCAGACCTCGAAAGCGTGTGA
- a CDS encoding IS3 family transposase, with amino-acid sequence MPWPYPREFRDDVVRVARNRDAGVTVEQIAKDFGVHPMTLFKCLRQDDIEAGATPGVAGSESAELREARKRIRLLEQENEVLRRAAAYLSQAHVPGKDSTRS; translated from the coding sequence GTGCCGTGGCCATACCCTCGAGAGTTCCGCGATGACGTCGTGCGGGTGGCCCGTAACCGCGATGCGGGAGTGACCGTCGAGCAGATCGCGAAGGACTTCGGGGTGCACCCGATGACGTTGTTCAAGTGTCTGCGTCAGGACGATATCGAGGCCGGTGCCACGCCCGGCGTGGCCGGCAGTGAGTCGGCCGAGCTGCGCGAGGCTCGGAAGCGGATCAGGTTGCTGGAGCAGGAGAACGAGGTTCTGCGCCGGGCCGCCGCCTACTTGTCGCAGGCGCATGTGCCGGGAAAAGACTCTACCCGCTCGTGA